One genomic window of Lytechinus variegatus isolate NC3 chromosome 1, Lvar_3.0, whole genome shotgun sequence includes the following:
- the LOC121408283 gene encoding uncharacterized protein LOC121408283 has product MFMEMEEKLKQDPKTFAEPFKAMIRSYKRLKTQTNLVSAVSMFGRYSGVNLARRKVKPKTKGAGILQASGPSISVQPTAIARRRVKIGGRRRLTAGRPTKQAAVVEHGYARGSQSSQLPRKRRAAAPHSLSHAVTMCQSLGKTHSAK; this is encoded by the coding sequence ATGTTCATGGAGATGGAAGAGAAGCTGAAGCAGGATCCCAAGACATTTGCTGAGCCCTTTAAGGCAATGATAAGGTCTTACAAAAGGCTGAAAACCCAAACCAACTTGGTGTCTGCTGTTAGCATGTTTGGCAGATACAGCGGTGTTAACCTAGCCAGGCGTAAGGTAAAACCCAAGACCAAGGGAGCAGGGATTCTACAAGCGTCTGGGCCTAGCATTAGTGTGCAGCCAACTGCCATTGCTCGGAGGAGAGTGAAGATTGGGGGACGGAGACGGTTAACTGCGGGTCGCCCGACCAAACAGGCAGCAGTTGTTGAGCATGGTTATGCAAGAGGCTCTCAGTCGTCCCAACTTCCACGGAAAAGGCGAGCAGCTGCCCCACATTCCCTCAGCCATGCTGTGACCATGTGCCAGTCTTTGGGAAAAACACACAGTGCAAAATGA